One region of Bacillus pumilus genomic DNA includes:
- a CDS encoding bifunctional precorrin-2 dehydrogenase/sirohydrochlorin ferrochelatase, producing the protein MLPVHLDLTNQQVLIAGGGKIAARRAEVLCIEPCHITIVSPDISKEMARLIDTYNLNWKEKKVEAQDVEDAFFIVAATNDPVVNEWIAQTARPHQLVNCVSQSELGNVIVPKVVKAGKVTISVSTSGASPARTKQLAAEIETLLEQEDVDALDALYIERKKQQRKSR; encoded by the coding sequence ATGCTTCCAGTCCATCTTGATTTAACCAATCAACAAGTGCTCATCGCCGGCGGTGGAAAAATAGCCGCAAGAAGGGCAGAGGTGCTATGCATAGAGCCTTGCCATATCACCATCGTGAGTCCTGATATTTCTAAAGAGATGGCACGTCTCATTGATACATACAACCTGAATTGGAAAGAAAAGAAAGTGGAAGCTCAAGATGTAGAGGATGCATTTTTCATTGTCGCTGCTACAAATGATCCGGTGGTAAATGAATGGATTGCACAAACAGCACGGCCTCACCAGCTTGTGAATTGTGTGAGCCAATCAGAGCTTGGCAATGTGATCGTGCCAAAGGTGGTCAAAGCAGGGAAAGTGACGATTTCAGTCTCTACAAGCGGTGCAAGCCCAGCCCGGACAAAACAGCTGGCTGCGGAAATTGAGACATTGCTTGAACAAGAGGATGTAGATGCACTTGATGCTCTCTATATCGAAAGAAAAAAACAACAAAGAAAAAGCCGATAA
- the gmk gene encoding guanylate kinase → MKERGLLIVLSGPSGVGKGTVRQAIFSQEDTKFEYSISVTTRKPREGERNGVDYFFKSREEFEHMIENKKLLEWAEYVGNYYGTPVDYVEQTLSEGKDVFLEIEVQGALQVREAFPEGLFIFLAPPSLSELQNRIITRGTESEELIRNRMAAAKEEIEMMDAYDYVVENDDVELACERIKAIVLAEHLRRDRVAPRYKKMLGVE, encoded by the coding sequence ATGAAAGAAAGAGGACTTTTAATCGTTCTCTCTGGACCTTCGGGAGTTGGAAAAGGAACGGTCAGACAAGCCATTTTCTCCCAGGAAGATACGAAATTTGAATACTCAATTTCTGTGACAACACGTAAACCGCGTGAAGGTGAAAGAAATGGTGTCGATTATTTCTTTAAATCCAGGGAAGAATTTGAACATATGATTGAAAACAAAAAGCTGTTAGAATGGGCAGAGTATGTCGGGAATTACTACGGCACGCCTGTTGACTATGTAGAACAGACATTAAGCGAAGGAAAAGATGTTTTCCTTGAAATCGAAGTGCAAGGTGCACTTCAAGTAAGAGAAGCATTCCCAGAAGGTCTTTTTATTTTCCTTGCACCGCCTAGTCTTTCAGAACTTCAGAACCGCATCATTACACGTGGTACAGAGTCTGAGGAGCTCATTCGAAATCGAATGGCTGCTGCAAAAGAAGAGATTGAAATGATGGATGCTTACGACTATGTCGTGGAAAACGATGATGTCGAGCTTGCTTGTGAAAGAATCAAAGCGATCGTCCTTGCAGAACACCTGCGCAGAGACAGAGTCGCACCAAGATATAAAAAAATGCTGGGGGTAGAATAA
- the remA gene encoding extracellular matrix/biofilm regulator RemA — protein sequence MTIKLINIGFGNIISANRMISIVSPESAPIKRMIQDARDRGMLIDATYGRRTRAVVIMDSDHVILSAVQPETVAQRLSVKEEIIDEGQG from the coding sequence ATGACCATAAAGTTGATCAATATCGGATTTGGAAACATCATTTCAGCGAATCGGATGATTTCGATCGTCAGTCCGGAATCAGCACCGATTAAACGAATGATACAAGACGCAAGAGATCGAGGCATGCTCATAGATGCTACATACGGAAGAAGAACCCGTGCTGTTGTCATTATGGACAGTGACCATGTCATCTTATCTGCCGTTCAGCCTGAGACTGTCGCGCAAAGACTTTCTGTAAAAGAAGAAATCATAGATGAAGGGCAGGGGTAA
- the coaBC gene encoding bifunctional phosphopantothenoylcysteine decarboxylase/phosphopantothenate--cysteine ligase CoaBC, translating to MLQSKNILLGVSGGIAVYKAAALTSKLVQAGANVRVIMTESAREFVSPLTFQALSRHEVYVDTFKENNPKVIAHIDVADWADLILVAPATAHTIGKMAAGLADDMLTTTLLASTAPVWIAPAMNVHMYDHPAVKRNIRTLYEDGYQFIEPSEGYLACGYIGKGRLEEPEKIVEHIRAFFEEPKNLPLSGKKVVVTAGPTREVIDPVRFFTNRSSGKMGYAIAEAAQQMGADVTLISGPVSLTAPNHVHVVHVESAEDMYQAALAVYEEADLVIKSAAVADYTPVTSYPHKMKKQDGALEIEFTRTKDILKELGKRKEHQVLVGFAAETQDVKYYAKKKIESKHLDMIVANNVTKEGAGFGTDTNVAAIIKADGTTTELPMMSKKDLAFEILKEAKQLLPKERDRA from the coding sequence ATGTTACAGTCAAAAAATATTTTGCTCGGCGTCAGCGGAGGAATCGCCGTATATAAAGCAGCTGCACTTACTAGTAAACTCGTACAAGCAGGCGCAAATGTAAGAGTGATTATGACAGAATCTGCCCGTGAGTTTGTGTCTCCGCTTACCTTCCAAGCTCTGTCTCGACATGAGGTGTATGTGGATACATTTAAAGAAAACAATCCAAAAGTCATTGCGCATATTGACGTAGCTGACTGGGCCGATCTCATCCTTGTTGCCCCTGCAACAGCACATACGATTGGTAAAATGGCGGCAGGGCTTGCAGATGATATGCTCACGACGACCTTACTTGCTTCAACTGCTCCTGTATGGATCGCACCAGCTATGAATGTGCATATGTATGATCACCCGGCTGTAAAGCGGAACATTCGCACATTATATGAGGACGGCTACCAGTTTATTGAACCGAGTGAAGGTTATTTAGCCTGTGGCTATATTGGAAAAGGGCGATTAGAGGAACCTGAAAAAATAGTTGAGCACATCCGTGCTTTTTTCGAAGAGCCAAAAAACTTACCGCTTTCAGGTAAAAAAGTCGTGGTGACAGCAGGTCCTACACGAGAAGTCATCGATCCTGTGCGTTTCTTTACAAATCGATCGTCTGGAAAAATGGGCTATGCGATTGCAGAGGCTGCGCAGCAAATGGGGGCTGATGTCACGCTTATTTCAGGACCTGTTTCTTTAACGGCACCTAATCATGTACATGTGGTGCACGTTGAATCGGCAGAGGACATGTATCAAGCCGCATTAGCTGTGTACGAGGAAGCGGACCTTGTCATTAAATCAGCAGCAGTCGCCGACTATACCCCTGTGACCTCATATCCTCATAAAATGAAAAAACAGGACGGCGCCTTAGAGATTGAATTCACCCGGACAAAAGATATTTTAAAAGAGCTGGGGAAAAGAAAAGAGCATCAAGTGCTTGTCGGTTTTGCAGCTGAAACGCAGGATGTAAAATATTATGCGAAAAAGAAAATCGAATCCAAGCATTTAGATATGATTGTGGCCAACAATGTCACAAAAGAAGGTGCAGGCTTTGGCACAGACACAAATGTAGCAGCAATCATCAAAGCAGATGGTACAACAACAGAACTGCCGATGATGAGCAAAAAAGACCTCGCTTTTGAAATCTTAAAGGAGGCAAAACAGCTGTTGCCAAAAGAGCGTGATCGCGCATGA
- the cysC gene encoding adenylyl-sulfate kinase: MSNEHIVWHDSSITKKEYQQKNNHKSGIIWLTGLSGSGKSTIANAAARELFEQGYQVTVLDGDNVRHGLNKDLGFSDDDRKENIRRIGEVAKLFVEQGTIVITAFISPFQEDRRIVRQLVEAGEFHEVFVKCDLNVCEERDPKGLYKKARNGEIPFFTGIDSPYEEPAAPELVLDTGELSREESKQRLVDYVKGKAK; the protein is encoded by the coding sequence ATGAGCAACGAACATATCGTGTGGCATGATTCATCTATTACAAAAAAAGAATATCAACAGAAAAACAATCATAAAAGCGGCATTATTTGGCTCACAGGTCTAAGTGGATCAGGTAAATCTACAATCGCAAATGCAGCGGCTAGAGAGCTGTTTGAACAAGGTTATCAAGTCACTGTTCTTGATGGCGATAATGTGCGGCATGGATTGAATAAAGATTTAGGGTTTTCAGATGATGACAGAAAAGAGAACATCCGACGTATCGGAGAAGTGGCGAAATTATTTGTTGAGCAAGGAACGATTGTCATCACGGCTTTTATTTCACCATTTCAAGAAGACCGCCGCATTGTCAGACAGTTAGTTGAAGCGGGAGAATTTCACGAAGTGTTTGTGAAATGTGATCTGAACGTATGCGAAGAGCGTGACCCAAAGGGGTTATATAAAAAAGCTAGAAATGGCGAAATTCCATTTTTTACCGGGATTGATTCGCCGTATGAAGAGCCAGCTGCACCTGAGCTTGTTCTAGATACAGGTGAATTATCGCGTGAAGAGTCCAAACAGCGTCTTGTTGATTATGTAAAGGGAAAAGCGAAATAA
- a CDS encoding NFACT family protein has product MSFDGIFTYGMTNELQETLTGGRISKIHQPYKHELIFHIRANGKNHKLLLSAHPSYARVQLTEQQYDNPSEPPMFCMLLRKHLEGGFIERFEQIGFDRVIVLHVRSRNEIGDEQTRKLYIEIMGRHSNLILVEDDTQQIIDGLKHLSPSVNSYRTVLPGHEYLLPPAQQKLNPFAVTKDDILKHLRFQEGMIAKQIVDTFSGVSPLFAKEAVHRASLANQETIPNTLLDMFQLIRMHSFTPQLTRKDGKEYFYLLELQHVQGEMKTFDSLSQLLDRFYFGKAERDRVKQQASDLERFVINEKKKNENKLKKLNRTLEESQNAHKYQLYGELLTANLYAIKKGDKEATVINYYDEDGGEITIPLKTNKTPSENAQAYFTKYQKAKNAVEAVNEQIERTHEEIAYFDELIQQLSSASPKDLEEMREELVEGKYLRAKQKRNAKKKKTAAIQLETYESSQGIPILVGKNNKQNEYLTTKAAARDDIWLHTKDIPGSHVVIRHQTPDEQTLLEAAQIAAYFSKAKESSSVPVDYTKIRHVKKPNGAKPGFVTYDQQQTLFVTPDEDVVLKLRK; this is encoded by the coding sequence ATGTCATTTGACGGCATTTTTACATATGGTATGACAAATGAATTGCAAGAGACATTAACTGGCGGAAGAATTTCAAAAATTCATCAGCCATATAAGCACGAGCTGATTTTTCATATCCGGGCAAACGGAAAGAATCATAAGCTCCTTTTATCCGCTCATCCGAGCTATGCTAGAGTGCAGCTCACAGAGCAGCAATATGACAATCCAAGCGAACCTCCAATGTTTTGTATGCTCCTTAGAAAGCATCTTGAGGGCGGATTTATTGAGCGTTTTGAACAAATTGGATTTGACCGGGTGATCGTACTTCATGTACGAAGCCGCAATGAAATTGGCGACGAACAGACTCGAAAGCTCTACATTGAAATCATGGGAAGGCATAGTAATTTGATTCTTGTCGAAGATGATACGCAGCAGATCATCGATGGCTTGAAGCATCTTTCTCCATCTGTAAACAGCTATCGAACAGTGCTTCCTGGGCACGAATACCTTCTGCCGCCTGCGCAGCAAAAATTAAATCCGTTTGCAGTAACGAAGGACGATATTTTAAAGCATTTACGCTTTCAAGAAGGAATGATCGCAAAGCAAATTGTCGATACATTCTCTGGGGTTTCTCCGCTGTTTGCAAAGGAAGCTGTACACAGGGCTAGTCTTGCCAATCAGGAAACGATTCCAAATACACTACTCGACATGTTCCAGCTGATTCGCATGCATTCCTTTACCCCGCAGCTGACAAGAAAAGATGGGAAGGAGTATTTCTATTTATTAGAACTACAGCATGTCCAAGGCGAGATGAAGACATTCGACTCTCTCAGCCAGCTGCTTGACCGCTTTTATTTCGGCAAAGCTGAAAGAGACAGAGTGAAACAACAAGCGTCTGACCTTGAACGGTTTGTCATAAATGAAAAAAAGAAAAATGAAAACAAGCTCAAAAAACTGAACAGAACCCTTGAAGAATCTCAAAATGCCCATAAATACCAGCTCTATGGCGAATTGCTAACAGCCAATTTATATGCCATCAAAAAAGGGGATAAAGAAGCGACTGTCATCAATTATTACGATGAAGATGGTGGAGAGATCACGATACCGCTCAAAACAAACAAAACCCCTTCTGAAAATGCGCAAGCATATTTCACAAAATATCAAAAGGCAAAAAATGCAGTAGAAGCGGTCAATGAGCAAATTGAGCGGACGCATGAAGAGATTGCTTATTTTGATGAGTTGATTCAGCAGCTGTCCTCTGCCTCACCGAAGGATTTAGAGGAAATGAGAGAAGAGCTTGTTGAAGGGAAGTATTTACGCGCCAAACAAAAGCGCAACGCCAAAAAGAAAAAAACGGCGGCCATTCAGCTTGAAACGTATGAATCGTCTCAAGGGATTCCGATATTAGTCGGAAAAAACAACAAACAAAACGAGTATTTAACCACAAAGGCGGCTGCCCGTGACGATATTTGGCTGCACACGAAAGATATTCCTGGATCACATGTCGTCATCCGTCATCAAACGCCTGACGAACAGACGCTACTTGAAGCGGCTCAAATCGCTGCCTACTTCTCGAAGGCAAAGGAGTCGAGCTCCGTTCCTGTCGATTACACGAAAATCCGGCATGTGAAAAAACCAAATGGAGCCAAGCCCGGATTTGTGACGTATGATCAACAGCAAACATTATTTGTCACGCCTGACGAAGATGTGGTTCTTAAGCTGCGAAAATAA
- a CDS encoding sirohydrochlorin chelatase, which translates to MKQAVLYVGHGSRVKEAQDKAISFMKSCMPLVEAEIQEICFLELTAPSIEEGFEACVKKGATHIAIVPLLLLTAMHAKSDIPVEIEKLQKRYPQVKVTYGKPIGVNQEVTKAVAARIEEAGYQGGKARILLIGRGSSDPDVKRDVFGIADDVRRLLPFAEVLPCFITACEPNYRDVLAKLTAHDDAPVYLVPYLLFTGILMKEIESEAAQARERLKAVRVCRYIGFHPHVKAAYIERVQETILNKDDAFHFQGESHASSPS; encoded by the coding sequence ATGAAACAAGCTGTACTTTATGTTGGGCATGGAAGCAGGGTAAAAGAAGCACAAGATAAAGCCATTTCTTTTATGAAAAGCTGTATGCCGTTAGTAGAAGCCGAAATACAAGAAATTTGTTTTTTAGAACTAACAGCCCCTTCTATAGAGGAAGGCTTTGAAGCCTGTGTGAAAAAAGGAGCTACACACATTGCGATCGTCCCGCTCCTCCTTTTAACTGCTATGCATGCTAAATCGGATATTCCAGTTGAGATTGAGAAACTTCAAAAACGATACCCGCAAGTGAAGGTCACATACGGGAAACCAATTGGGGTCAATCAAGAAGTGACAAAAGCAGTTGCTGCAAGAATTGAAGAAGCAGGATATCAAGGCGGGAAAGCACGGATTCTTTTAATTGGCCGCGGAAGCTCTGATCCAGATGTGAAGCGAGATGTGTTTGGCATTGCGGACGATGTCCGGCGCCTGCTTCCTTTTGCTGAGGTCTTGCCATGTTTTATTACAGCATGTGAGCCAAATTACCGAGATGTTCTTGCGAAATTAACAGCACATGATGATGCGCCTGTTTATCTCGTTCCTTACTTGTTGTTTACGGGTATTTTAATGAAAGAGATTGAAAGCGAAGCGGCTCAGGCGAGAGAGAGGCTGAAAGCTGTCCGGGTATGCCGGTATATTGGCTTTCATCCGCATGTAAAAGCAGCTTATATTGAACGCGTGCAAGAAACCATTTTAAACAAAGACGATGCGTTTCATTTCCAAGGAGAAAGCCATGCTTCCAGTCCATCTTGA
- the rpoZ gene encoding DNA-directed RNA polymerase subunit omega, with product MLDPSIDSLMNKLDSKYTLVTVSARRAREMQIHQDQQIENTKSYKFVGKALEEIDAGLLTFEKEDQE from the coding sequence ATGTTAGATCCTTCAATTGACTCATTGATGAACAAACTTGATTCAAAATACACACTTGTGACAGTGTCTGCACGTCGTGCACGTGAAATGCAGATCCACCAAGATCAGCAAATCGAAAATACGAAATCTTACAAATTTGTAGGTAAAGCACTTGAAGAAATTGATGCCGGTCTTTTGACATTTGAAAAAGAGGATCAAGAATAA
- a CDS encoding YicC/YloC family endoribonuclease — protein MIRSMTGFGQASKTDGELTVSVELKSVNHRFKEVHARLPRPLLYFEDTLKKIILRHVQRGRIELFVTIEGGKLASRSLQIDWPLLDEYMKAAKDLEKRYHISGIQHAHDLLGLEHAVQVEESASRNEQLEQLLMEACETAVKELCFMREQEGTSLQKDCELRLSELEAYTEEIKVFAPEVVSQYKDRLNQRLQEWIGEALDESRLTTEAAIFADRCDITEEITRLKSHFQQFQQILMQGGAAGRKLDFLVQELNREVNTIGSKANHHHLTKLVVEMKSAIEKIKEQVQNIE, from the coding sequence ATGATACGCAGTATGACGGGATTCGGCCAAGCGAGTAAAACGGATGGAGAACTGACAGTGTCAGTTGAGCTAAAATCGGTCAATCACCGTTTTAAAGAGGTTCATGCCCGTTTGCCGAGGCCGCTTTTATATTTCGAAGACACATTAAAAAAAATCATTCTTCGTCACGTGCAGCGCGGTAGAATTGAGCTGTTTGTTACGATTGAAGGCGGTAAACTAGCAAGCCGGTCCTTGCAGATCGACTGGCCGCTGCTTGATGAATACATGAAAGCCGCAAAAGATCTCGAGAAACGCTATCACATTTCAGGCATTCAGCATGCACATGACTTACTGGGGCTGGAGCATGCCGTTCAAGTAGAAGAATCGGCTAGCCGAAATGAGCAATTAGAGCAATTGCTGATGGAAGCTTGTGAAACGGCTGTCAAGGAGCTTTGCTTCATGAGAGAGCAGGAGGGAACATCACTTCAAAAAGACTGTGAGCTGAGGCTTTCTGAATTAGAGGCCTATACAGAAGAAATCAAAGTCTTTGCACCAGAGGTTGTGAGTCAGTATAAAGACAGGCTCAATCAGCGATTGCAAGAATGGATCGGAGAGGCGCTTGACGAAAGCAGATTGACAACAGAGGCTGCGATCTTTGCTGACCGCTGTGACATTACAGAAGAGATTACGAGATTGAAAAGTCACTTTCAGCAATTCCAGCAAATCTTGATGCAAGGCGGTGCTGCTGGCAGAAAACTTGATTTTCTAGTACAGGAGCTCAACCGTGAAGTGAACACCATTGGCTCAAAAGCGAACCATCATCATTTAACTAAGCTGGTGGTTGAAATGAAAAGTGCTATTGAAAAAATAAAAGAACAAGTGCAGAATATAGAATAG
- the cobA gene encoding uroporphyrinogen-III C-methyltransferase: MGKVYIVGAGPGDPDLITLKALKAIQQADVILYDRLVNQEILAHAKPEAELIYCGKLPNHHTMRQEAINEALVTHAKEGNVVVRLKGGDPFVFGRGGEEIECLAEHGIPYEVVPGITSGIAAAAYAGIPVTHREFSSNVAFVTGHYQKDEHFEEKWEALATGIDTLVIYMGVKNVERVQQLLIKNGRDPETPAAFIHWGTTTRQKTTCCTVATLSETVEKEGIEHPSLIVVGDVVHFHQKLNWFEPALIEK; this comes from the coding sequence ATGGGGAAAGTATACATTGTGGGGGCTGGACCTGGGGATCCAGACTTAATTACATTAAAAGCCCTTAAGGCAATACAGCAGGCAGATGTCATTTTATATGATCGTCTTGTCAATCAAGAAATACTCGCCCACGCCAAACCCGAGGCGGAATTAATCTATTGTGGCAAGCTCCCGAATCATCATACGATGAGACAGGAAGCCATCAATGAAGCCCTTGTGACCCATGCAAAGGAAGGGAATGTTGTCGTCCGTCTGAAAGGCGGCGACCCCTTTGTATTTGGCCGCGGCGGTGAAGAAATCGAATGCTTAGCTGAGCACGGAATTCCATATGAAGTTGTCCCGGGGATTACCTCTGGTATTGCAGCAGCTGCTTATGCAGGCATTCCTGTGACGCACCGTGAATTCAGCTCGAATGTTGCGTTTGTCACGGGTCACTATCAAAAGGATGAGCATTTTGAAGAAAAGTGGGAGGCACTGGCTACAGGGATTGATACCCTTGTGATTTACATGGGCGTCAAAAACGTAGAAAGAGTGCAGCAGCTTCTTATAAAAAATGGACGTGATCCAGAAACGCCAGCAGCGTTTATACACTGGGGAACCACGACAAGGCAAAAGACGACTTGCTGCACTGTGGCGACACTGTCTGAAACCGTTGAAAAAGAAGGCATCGAGCATCCAAGCTTAATAGTTGTTGGAGATGTCGTTCATTTTCACCAAAAGCTGAACTGGTTTGAACCTGCCCTTATTGAGAAATGA
- a CDS encoding calcium-translocating P-type ATPase, SERCA-type, whose protein sequence is MNWHELNQTDLLKTMNTSIGDGLSEKDVQKRLEKHGSNELQEGKKASALIIFLAQFKDFMVLILLAATIISAFLGEYIDAVAIVLIVLINGVLGFYQERRAEKSLQALKELSTPHVYARRNNEWIKIPSKHLVPGDIVKFSSGDRIGADIRLLETKSLEIEESALTGESIPAVKHASPLSSNHVSLGDLTNMAFMGTLVTRGSGVGVVIGTGMNTAMGQIAGMLDAAGNMETPLQRRLEQLGKILIVAALFLTVLVVVLGVVQGHDLYHMFLAGVSLAVAAIPEGLPAIVTVALSLGVQRMIKQKSIVRKLPAVETLGCASIICSDKTGTMTQNKMTVTHVWAEGKTWNISGTGYEPSGDFTLNGELVHVDKHPSLQKVLLYGALCNTSTIVEKDGEMRLDGDPTEGALLTAARKAGFTEQFIEAGFHVVEEFPFDSERKMMSVVVETNQKERYVIAKGAPDVLMNRSSHIMHGGRTASFSATHRQETEAAIQGLARQALRTIAIAYKKVGLTETITTVQQAETDLTFIGLEGMIDPPRPEVRRAIKECRDAGIKTVMITGDHVETAKAIAKDLSLLPKQGKVLDGKALDQLSDKELEQTAENVYVFARVSPEHKLRIVKAYQKNGHIVAMTGDGVNDAPAIKQADIGISMGITGTDVAKEASSLILLDDNFATIKSAIKEGRNIYENIRKFVRYLLASNVGEILVMLFAMLLALPLPLVPIQILWVNLVTDGLPAMALGMDKPEGDVMKRKPRNMKEGIFARGLGWKVVSRGFLIGLATLLAFMFVYHRDPNNLPYAQTVAFSTLVLAQLIHVFDCRSERSIFERNPFGNLYLIGAVLSSLLLMFVVIYYPPLQPIFKTVAIAPIDWLLIIGMSALPTFLLAGSLLTRKK, encoded by the coding sequence ATGAATTGGCATGAACTGAACCAAACCGATTTATTAAAAACAATGAATACATCGATAGGTGACGGACTGTCAGAAAAAGATGTACAAAAACGGCTTGAAAAACACGGGTCAAACGAATTGCAGGAAGGGAAAAAGGCGTCAGCTCTGATCATTTTTTTAGCGCAATTTAAAGACTTTATGGTGTTAATCTTGCTTGCAGCAACGATCATTTCTGCTTTTCTAGGCGAATACATTGATGCAGTAGCCATTGTATTGATTGTTCTGATTAATGGAGTGCTCGGCTTTTATCAAGAACGCCGGGCGGAAAAATCCCTTCAAGCGTTAAAAGAATTATCAACCCCACATGTGTATGCAAGGAGGAATAATGAATGGATCAAGATCCCGTCTAAACATCTCGTGCCAGGGGATATTGTGAAATTTTCAAGCGGAGACCGGATTGGGGCAGATATTAGATTACTAGAAACAAAGAGCCTGGAAATCGAGGAGTCTGCTCTCACTGGAGAATCCATCCCAGCAGTCAAACACGCAAGTCCGCTTTCTAGCAATCATGTCTCGCTTGGAGATTTGACGAACATGGCCTTTATGGGGACGCTTGTCACTAGAGGAAGCGGCGTGGGCGTTGTCATTGGTACAGGAATGAATACAGCGATGGGGCAAATTGCCGGCATGCTGGATGCAGCAGGGAATATGGAAACACCACTGCAAAGACGTCTCGAACAGCTGGGGAAAATCCTCATTGTGGCTGCTTTATTTTTAACGGTGCTCGTTGTGGTTCTTGGCGTTGTGCAAGGACATGATTTGTATCATATGTTCCTGGCGGGAGTATCACTTGCGGTTGCTGCCATTCCTGAAGGCCTGCCGGCGATTGTCACCGTCGCACTTTCCTTAGGAGTGCAGCGGATGATCAAACAAAAATCGATTGTCAGAAAGCTCCCGGCGGTGGAGACTCTTGGCTGCGCGTCGATCATTTGCTCAGATAAAACAGGAACCATGACGCAAAATAAAATGACTGTGACCCATGTATGGGCAGAGGGCAAAACGTGGAATATTTCTGGTACGGGCTATGAGCCATCTGGTGATTTCACCTTGAACGGAGAACTTGTCCATGTAGACAAACATCCAAGCCTGCAAAAGGTGTTATTATATGGGGCGCTTTGTAATACATCGACCATCGTTGAAAAAGATGGCGAAATGAGGCTTGATGGTGATCCGACAGAGGGTGCACTTCTCACCGCAGCACGTAAAGCGGGTTTTACAGAGCAATTCATCGAAGCAGGATTTCACGTGGTAGAAGAGTTTCCTTTTGATTCAGAAAGAAAGATGATGTCAGTCGTCGTCGAAACGAATCAAAAAGAGCGGTACGTCATTGCAAAAGGTGCGCCGGATGTCCTGATGAACCGTTCAAGCCATATCATGCACGGCGGACGCACAGCTTCATTTTCAGCCACTCACAGGCAAGAAACAGAGGCTGCGATTCAAGGTTTAGCAAGACAGGCGCTGAGAACGATTGCCATTGCGTATAAAAAAGTTGGTCTGACCGAAACAATCACCACTGTCCAGCAGGCTGAAACTGATTTAACATTTATCGGACTAGAGGGCATGATCGACCCGCCTCGTCCTGAAGTGAGACGAGCGATTAAAGAGTGCAGGGATGCGGGCATAAAAACAGTCATGATTACAGGGGATCACGTGGAAACAGCCAAAGCGATCGCAAAAGACTTGAGCCTTTTACCAAAGCAAGGAAAGGTGCTCGACGGAAAAGCGCTGGATCAGCTGAGTGACAAAGAGCTTGAGCAAACGGCTGAAAATGTATACGTCTTTGCACGGGTATCACCGGAGCATAAGCTGAGAATTGTGAAGGCTTATCAAAAAAATGGACATATTGTAGCGATGACAGGTGACGGGGTCAATGATGCGCCTGCAATTAAGCAAGCAGATATCGGTATCTCCATGGGCATCACTGGAACAGACGTAGCCAAGGAAGCGTCCTCTCTTATTTTACTTGATGACAACTTTGCGACCATTAAATCGGCCATTAAAGAAGGCCGAAATATTTATGAAAACATTCGTAAGTTTGTTCGCTATTTGCTCGCATCAAATGTGGGAGAAATTTTGGTTATGCTGTTTGCGATGCTTCTAGCGCTTCCGCTTCCTCTCGTTCCTATTCAAATTTTATGGGTCAATCTCGTCACAGATGGTCTCCCGGCGATGGCGCTTGGTATGGATAAGCCAGAAGGCGATGTCATGAAAAGGAAGCCGAGGAATATGAAAGAGGGGATTTTTGCTAGAGGGCTCGGCTGGAAGGTTGTATCTAGAGGGTTCCTCATTGGACTTGCGACCCTTTTAGCATTTATGTTTGTGTATCACCGTGATCCAAACAACCTGCCATATGCACAGACTGTTGCATTTAGTACGCTTGTGTTGGCGCAACTCATTCATGTATTTGACTGCCGCAGTGAACGATCCATCTTTGAACGCAATCCATTCGGGAATCTCTACTTAATCGGTGCGGTTTTGTCATCACTTTTACTGATGTTTGTGGTCATTTATTATCCGCCGCTTCAGCCGATTTTCAAAACGGTGGCGATCGCACCAATTGATTGGCTGCTGATCATCGGTATGTCTGCACTGCCAACTTTTTTACTGGCAGGATCACTTTTGACAAGAAAAAAATAA